tcaatgataattatttttatcagaattatgcatgcatatgttctccactttcaacgtttttcttcaatacagatgttttttcccagcaggaataaaaaaagatgagattatcagattttgaatgtattggctccattctcaaatcagttgttctcgatcaattctagtgatcaatagtttttcttttgtttgattctctacactcgatcgctatgcaacgcgaaacacgcaatttgacccaagaggaatgtgcccaagcggtagttttgcgagaagaagggtggacatacacaagaattgcagaaaagtTTGGAGTTTcacatacaagtgtgtccagaatgttgcagcgattcagggagacaggtatgaatgtccgaagaccaggacagggtagaccacgggtaacaactgccattcaggaacgttacttgagagtttcttccttgagacaacggtttgcaaccgctcgcctccttcaaaatcagcttaagcaaactcatggggtgcaaattagcactcagacaataagaaatcgcctcagagaatatgatttaaggcctcgtgtcgcggcaagaggcccagctcttatcccagcccatcgaaggcgTTTGgcttttgcgagagagcatatccattgggaagaggctgattgggaaagagttctcttcacagatgagtctagattctgcctctaccattgtgatccacgttcccttgtatacagacgtccacatgaaagatatgctcagtgcaattttctgaatactactggtttcgggggaggatcgattaaggtatggggtggaatatctttgactgctcgcacagacctagtggtcgttgatattggtatgaatgctgataggtatataaggaacattcttgacgagcatgtagtgccattgccccatacattggtgaaaatttcaattttatggacgataatgccagaccccatcgtgcgcgcatcgttcaggagtaccttgaagaggttgaagtctctcgaatggaatggccagcaagaagtccagatcttaATCctattgagcaggtttgggacaacctcaatagaaggctgagaagttcagaaaatcatccagctactcttaatgacttaggaatccaactcagagaaatctgggaaggattagatcagaacattttaagatcactcattttgagtatgaaccgtcgttgccgagctgtaattgaCGCAAGGGGTGggaataccaagtattaaatcacttatcagcattccagtattttgaaaattgtttatttctcttctttcacataagattcggtgaaatcctgaatttttcttccatttaatgtgtcttgtttcgttcaaaaccttcccgagagaatataaaaaataagttataaagtcaatgtagagttaactttcattaaaattgagattttcggaatgtgcgttaatttttttgcgcagtgtatatgaaTGATGTtaaaaacatcttacttttaaCCCATTCTAACAAGTTCTTGGTTTTCTATTGTAGTTACAATGGTTACTGGAGTGGTCCTCCTGGGTGTGGCTGTAATAACAATAATCAAATGCAGGACATATGAACCGACAGATATGAAAGAAGATATACAGCCTATGGCATTGCCCCGCCCTCCCGATAGGTTGATGTCTTCCTCCCCCCCTTTAAAGCATCACATAGATGAATTCTCGCAACAAATGCCAGCACTGCCACAGTGCAAAATAACACCCCTTGCTGGTGTAGGCGAATTAGATTCTCAAGGTGTCTACCCGTACGGTGTGGAAGAACAGTCTGAAGAATGGAGTAGTTGTGAAGCATCTGATCCTCCTTGttcgaataaaaatattatgttgCGTAGGAACCAATATTGGGTATGAAATATCATTTATTATGGACTAGTTTGGAGATTCTTATTATAGATATAAAAGAATTGAGCGTGTCTTAGTTGATAGTCGAATTTTTATACATGTTTTATAGTTATAGGTTTTCCAAACTTCTAATAATCTCAAACATAAATGTTTTAATCAAaagttatttattattgaattgttgTATTGGATAATTTGTTGACTTGGAAAATTTAATGAAGCACTATTCGGTGCATGAACTTCTTGGATTAATGAATTTTATCTACAAAAAACTTTTCAGGATGaaatatctttgaaatattaaaaaacatGGGATATTTATTTTACCGATTCGAAATCATTTTATTTAATGTATTGTCGTTATCATCCTCATTTAGTGCTATATCTCATCAGTAATCAATAATATTGTTGATAAATTATAGGTCTCTTTTCAACAGATAAATAGTCAGAtagtctttttttttaatattttttgacagaattgttattctatgaaatatccagtattttatttataaagatatgaaaaattaaatagcATTTGGTTATTCAGAAGAatttccacttttttttttccatacatcCTCTTCTCTCCACTTTATATACTTAAGTTATTCATAACATTTCaagtttatatatttttcagtaTAAATCGCATAATTACAGTTTATAACTATGTCATCAAGTTTCAAAGCTATATTTGTTTGGAATCATTAAAAACCTCCTCAGGAAACGGTCAAAAGTCTGATTTTCaaggtaacaaaaaaaaacagttcaTTTACAaacattcaattttattttaacatATTTTCAACAGGAATGCGTCTGTACCTCCCATTCCTATCATATTCAAAGTAATAATGCATTCATAATGCAAaaactaaagaaaaaaaaaatcagtcacAAATGTTTCAAGGAATGGAAAGAAATGTTTTTATAAATAAGTGAAACAGTAAGTTTCGTTTTGTAcaattcaattcttcaaaaGAAACAGAACTTttataatacaaaataaataaggtgagaaaaattttaaacaaaTCCCTCCTATTCAGGTTTGGgcaattcataaaaatatttttcatcataaCTGGCATTGATATCCCTAAAAGGTGGTTTTGCCCTTATTCCAATAGTTGTAAGCCGCTCCTTAGGATCATCACACAGCATGGATTCCAAGAGATCATgctgaaaaatttcagaaaatgcaaATCAAAAACTAAACTGGTACTTTTCCGAAATtcagtttgttattttttatttttgatgaagCTCAAGAAATGATATTGTAAAGACTTAACAAAAATACCTCAAATGGAAAGTCCTCTGCAAAATCTTTTGGATATATCCTGCTCCTAAGTGCAGTTAAACATTTAAACCGTTCCATACCAGTTTTGAATGGAGTcagtaattcaaaaaatatcaatcCTAGGGAATAAATGTCCACCTTATAGTCATACACTTTGTTATTCAGCTGTTCTGGACTCATATATAATCTCGTACctgaaaaacataaaaacttGAGTAATATATTTTTGTATGTACAAACAAATTAAGGTTAGAACACAAAAATTTCATCATATAAAATAATCCCCCTCATCAATTTGGATTTCGACAAGGGCACTCAACAACTCAGCAAACACATAGATTAACAAGAGTCATTAATCTagcattcaaataaaaattgtattgcACCTCAGTATTACTAATCATAAGCCAAGCGTTCGATAAAGTGTGGCATGCTGGAGTATTCTTCCACTTCAGTATTATCCCATCCTAAAGTCATATCTCACAGATAGGGAATTCAGAGTCAAAGTAGGCGAAGCAAGATCCAGAAACTTCTCCATAAAGGCAGGAGTTCCCCAGGGAAGTGTTCTTGGCccatatctatatttattatatacaaCAGGCTCGGACAAAACTATAAGAACTTCTGCTGATGATACAGCTGTTTTAGCCTCTGATGAAGATCCCTCAACTGAAACTAAGATGGTTCAAGACCACTTGAATTTACTAATGGacaaggaaatgaaaaatttagataaaTGAAGAGAAATCTAAACAAGTTGATTTCGCTATGAAAGGGAATCCTGCCCATCAGtccaaattaataataaaataatacctAAGGAGAAATCAGTCAAATACCTAGGGTTTTATTTGTACACCCATCTGACTTGGAAAGAGCACattaagaagaaaagaaaacaaatcaatctcaaaattagagaaatacaTTGGCTGTTGGGTAGAAGATCAAAACTTTcattagaaaatgaaattttgctgTACAAAACAATTATCATACCAATATGGGGTCCTATGGAATAGAAATTTGGGTATGTGCTAGCAAATCGAACCAAGCTATTATCATAAGCTCTCCCAATGATGTCCAATGCACCTTGGTACGTAACTAATCAAACCCTACacaaaaatttaagaaaaccATAGTCCATGAAGTCATAAAAAACAAAAGGACAAAACATCAAACAAGGTTGAAAGGGCACTCAAACATACTTCTGCAATCACTTCTATCAAACAACCAGCCAAGAAAATTAAGAAGAGTATGGCCTGACTTACAGAAGAACTAGAAGATTCTCTCAATGAAAGGGACGTGTCACACTATTTCTTAAATATTAATGAATTAGCTCATAGAATGTATGTTCTGATTGctgatgaaaattaaaaaaaaaaaaagtatataaaaTATGGACTATCTAAAAATTCAGAGTTCGACATTTCTGCTGGTACTTACCAACATCCCTAGACAGAGTTCCATAGCCAGAATTGTAATTGCAAGCCTGCAATTCTAAACTATCTTCCATATCTTTAACTAGTCCAAAATCACCTACTTTAATTTGGCCATTCATTGAGAAAAATATGTTTCCAGGCTGAAAgttcaaattgagaataaataaaCCAGGGTGTCCtataaacatgtagaaacaattATTTATACCAAGTCCAGGGATAATCCAAAAACCACTAAAAATATACCTCTTGCAAGGTgtgttcatgaaataaatattatttttttgagaatttcttGCAAATCCTTATTCTAAGGTCTTTTTTATCCTTTGAATCTTAGATAAGTCTGCGTTAATTTCTTGGAATAATAGGGTACTTTTACAATTAGGTCTTTAAAAACCCAAACAATATTATCAACCATTCAgattaattataaaaaattgtgGCTCACCTTCAGATCTCTATGAATACATCCTTTTAAATGAACATATTCAACAGCTGATAATATCTGACTGAAAAAATCATATACTACAACTTTATCTCTTGTTTCGTTTTTGAACAGCCAATCCTTTAGACTCTCTTTTTGACACAATTGCATTTGAATATACAGGAAGATCGGTGGATCCAAATTGGGTTTAGGCTTTATATCCaacgaaaaactttttttacaTAGACGTTTCCACATCCTTTTTCTCTTGGAATGAGTTGTTTGAGATTCAGAATTAATTGAAGGAAGGAACAGTTCTTTAGAATTGATTGAAGGAAGCGTAGTAGCTGACAGTTCTCTAGAATTTATTGAAGGGAGCGTAGTTGCTGACAGTTCTTTAGAATCTTGTTTATTTGAATTCTCAAAAACAATGAAGTCATCTGATGAATCAGCACATATAGGATCTAAGGAATTTCCAGCAGGTTTAGAAACTGATAAATCATCAACAGATGCAGGATATGATGAATTATCAACAGATACAGGggcttcctcttcttcttcaaccTTATCTATCATTATGGAGACAGATTGAGTTCTTCTGTATGTAGAAGTCATTTCATTATCGCTGAAAAGAAATCATCCTAAAAATAATCCATTATATTGATGAGAAAGCTGTTGCTACTCATGTTCATCAAGTGATCAACAAAATAGGAAAACTTCTTAATAGACATAACATTGAACCAATTTGCAAATCAATACAAAACTGGAAGTCTTAAGAAAagctaaaaataaaattgaattggtgTATACAAGATAATGATACCACACTCATTTTTAACATTTCAATAGCTTCTAATGtattaaaatagttatttatcttacaagtgcagaaggcattgatatcctTCCATAATCTCATAATTCAGAAACCAGCCACGAAGTGGCCAGTTTTTGAATAAACAAGTGTTGGAATGAGCCTTGTGTACaagaattatacatttttttctctaattcccTTCAttctaattgaaattaatggaatatctccacaaatatcatttagtgattttttgcaatgaaaaaggttggttggcagaactgttttctgcatcacaaatttgacagataatagataaatccgtgacaggagagttctaATACCaacgaataataatgaaatataaccatgaaatctgtgtgaaactaaGCTTTTTGTGAACAATATTGTTCTACTAGGTAtgacagaatgaacggattcgTCACATAATCGGAGAAAACGTTTTTCTACAATATCTTCATAGTTTAAATGATTTGTTTCCGATGAAAGGATGAAAGAAGCCCCATGCATTAAAATGTGATTAGTTAGAGTGAAATTTAGTTTCCGACAGTGACAAATCATATTCCAAACGgcgtaaaataaataaaaactataTGGACAACAGTGagcaattaaattttgaatgaaaattgatttattattgATCTCACCTCATAAAATTGCTGTCGAATGATTCTGTCCAGCCAATTGGTGGATGTTCGACCCATGCAGCAAAATATCTCACAATATGTTGATGTTCCATCTTAGCCAAAGCTTTCACTTCCCTTAAAACTCTGTCACGCCTTGacattctgaaaatatttaccaGTGATGCCATATAACAGCATTGTTTCAAAAAAACTTACTCATTTGGTAATCTAATCCTTTTCACAGCATATTGCCATTCCTCCAACTTCTGTCTCACTTGAAATACAACACCAAATCCCCCTTTTCCCAAACATTGAAGAGTATCAAAATCATTCAAATATCTGGAATTGAATGGAAAACTGGCCGAGCACTCAGATATTGACCTTTCTCTTGAAGTCTCTTCAGTATTAGGACACTCTAGAGAGGAACTTTtagaaaaacctttttttcgtAGGTAATTTAGAGTCATTTTTCTAgcataatggaaaaaaaatgttgtcgATATGGAAATTATAGCAATTTCTTTCCTGAAAAATGTTGGATTATATTTATTCCATGAAATACATAAAAACATGGACAGAATTGAAGTAGTCCATGAAATGATAGCAAATTATAGAACACTTCTAAGGAATTTTGGTACATATTTCACTCACCACCATACCCACATAGGGAGTTTAATATATTCAACAGTTTCGACTTTTTCATTCACTTCATTTACAACATTTTCAATTGTTACATTTACAATTGTTACGTTTTTTTTTGGACAGACTTCTGTATTTTTCTTAATTATATCAGCTTCTGTATACAAGAAAAAACCATTGCCTAGAAATTAACTCtgattattcaacaaaaaaaaaagaattagaattattcatttctTGAGGCTTATTACCGTACCATTTACATACAGCGAACTATATAATACAGAAGTAGTTACTGCTTCATCTCTTTCAGTTAAAGATGAAGCAGGAACAGGTTTCCATGGAATTTTTGATAAGCTTCTACTTTCTACAAGTTCAGTATCTGGTTGATCCTTTGTATCCAACAATTTAAGCATTTTGTTTTTAGATTCTTGAATATAAAGCTGGAAATATAACAAATGAAAAAGAAGGGCTGATATGAAGTAACgttcttcaaatttcacatgTAGACTTTTGCTTCGATATACTTAATTTGGTCTTCTAAACATAAATCTGAATTCAAAATCATCATCACATTTTTGGAAAGGTTGAGGAAATAAGAAAGAATTAAAGAATAATAAATGCATGCTTGAAAGGTTTAATTTTTACCCTTCTGATCTGTCATTATATATCGGCACCAATCTAGGAATTGTCCGAAGTTCATAATACCAAAAAACATTAGACAGTTACTACATGTAAAATGTGTTACAGTAGATATCTCTCATAACGATATTAAAGGGACTGGAAAATTCTAGTTGTATAAAcagaatcaatgtttcataacaTAAAAACATCATAAACGAGTTCAACGAtgttttttattacaaaaatttatttaaagaaGAAGAATCCTTATTTAACTTACTTGTTTGTTATGCATGCCTATATACAGTGCAGGGTTTAATGAGGAGTAGAAAGATGGGGTGTTGGGCTTGAATGTGTCAAATTCTTCCAAGTGTTTACCACtccatttccatattttcacaataGGAGATGAGAATCGATGTTGCCAATGAATACGTTCATTGTTCAGAGTATGATTTACCTCTAATAAACCGTCTGGTAAAGTTGTTGTTATGttccatttaattttttttgcattaacATCAATACAACTTATTCTGGGTAAATACACATCAACATCACCTACACTGAAGTTCCACCTAAAACCATTTACTCacatatattaaaaataataagaggtacttcaaaattttcataaaaaaaaattatacacaaTTCATTTTAAAATGTATTCACGAAATTCAAAACTTACACATTTAATGGTACAAATTTAAAAAGTGTTACTTACTTTTCAATACCACTTCGAATTTCAACAGCCCTTACAGTTTGAGATGTCCTTTTTAATACGAGTACATCATCTTCAGCTTCagcatttttagtgatatttacACATTTAATAGAAGAACATTCATAAAATATATTACCAGATCTAAATCCAATTCCATATGTTTTTACTTCTATAGATCCtgtaaaatgatttcaaaagatAAAGATTATATTTTTGTTAATCAATTAACCTTGATGGAAAAAACCAATTTGTAATTTTCATTAACTTAGAAATTTTAGTGATTGAGATATAGGGATAGTCGACAGAATTAACTTATATCTAAAGCTTACCTGCTGCCACAATATCCTGGGTATACCTTTCAGATGATTTTATAAGAGTCTCTGCTGTGACTGAAATAGGATCTACAGTAGTGCCATCAAATTTATAAAGCATTCCATTGAGTGACGGAATGAATCTCACCCATCGGCCATTATTCGTTAACtataattgaagaaacaattCTTATGTACATGTACATACAATAAAGACAAATTGATAAATAGCATATAAATTTAGTGGTATCAATAGTACATAAAATTTACAGCCTCTAAACGCCttaattttttcaggaatataTCAAAATACTTACTTCTAAGTTATGTATATTTGAATTGAGCAAGGCATCAGGTCCTGTTTTAATGGTCCATTTCAAATCCCCTCGGTCCGTTAATTTTGTGAAACTCCCATCCAAGGTACTCACGAGAAGTGCACTATCAAAAAAGAATAATATCAATGTTAAATGGTAAAAAACAATCTCAATAAATTTTACCTTGACTGAGGTTCGGAGCAATACGAAATTTCTTCCAACTCACAACATCCCAAtacaaataaattaataaatgctATTGCTACCAAATGAACTTTGATTATCCTAACTAATGAATACATTTTTAAGTTAAGATCATTTTTTTGATCCTACCAATAAAATTTACGTCCTATtttatcaacaattatatatttttataattcaataatcTATCTAACATAGAACACCAATAAAAACACAACAAAAACAGCCGATCCTAAAGGGTTATGGCGCATCTGTGGTTTATTCGCGCAGGCACATTCGTGGATTGTGCAAGAGTGATGAAATCATATATGAATATTCTATGTAATTAATCGATATGTCAAatcaaattcataatttttttgagagGTCGTCCTGttactcgagaacgaatcaaaatATCTATGCTCTGcattctgatatcttattatttcgaaaaaagagctcggcggtccttgaagatttttctctaAGTTCtattataacgagcgttcatttaaattcgtggtctaGTGTGCTGTGCCAATCTATTGCGCACAACTTTTGTACACAAAAATTCAACTCAGTAGAAtttcacagcactcttgacctaGAATTTAATTGATCGCTCGTTAGTTCTCGAGATGATTTCAATCAGCATCGGATTTGGGACACCTTTTTTATTATCTCATATCTGTAACTGATACTTTTCGCCTAATAACAAGATAGATagtttttttcttggggaggttTTATCGAAAAAACATTTCATCGGATATACATCATTTTTGTTCTTCGTCTtggcgagaattctgaaatttatattttggaagtcTTGGGAGGATAATTACACCCAGTACCTCCCATTTCTACGATCTAGTATCCCTACACTTGTTATTATTTAGCTAAACTTGAAAAATCTTGGCTCTAAGTAATGTGGATGTAtcattatgttttttattttaatttgtataattttaacCAAACGTAGAATATTCTTTTAACTATAATAAGTTTTAAAATTTATAGTCTGGTTTTTCCATTTTGTCCTTACAATTATACGCCAGTGAGtattaggaaaaaaatcattttaaatattatttatttgttataaCATTTTCGTTACGATTACCTTTCAAATTTTGGCTGAAAATGGCGATTTGGGGGGCGGAACTTACGCCTTCTGTATTGCAGAATATGTCTGTAAGAGTGTAAGCCATCTATACAGGCTTTACTGAACTAATCATTGCTTTAGCTGCCTAGTATGTGTACGTATCAATCCCAGCTAGAAATTGTGGAGGGTGATTGAGATCAATAATGTGCTttacaaaattttatttgattataaaatagTTTCATAAACTATATATGCTATGTAACATTAGTCATAAATacatacaaataataaaatattgcacATATGATATGTTGGGAATGCTAGCAGTTGGGATCCCCTGAAGAAGATACAGTAGATGGGGTTACAGTGCCCGAGCTGAACTTTGAATCTCCATCACATATGTACTTGCCAGAAACAAATCTACGCTTGACTAGAGAGAGCCTGTATCCAGGacccactaattgaaaatctatacCAGATAAAGTAGTTCCTTCACAGTTGAACGCAGCTGAAATTGTCGAAGGAGTGGCTGGTCCACCTTCTAGGTCAACACGAGCCAACATTGACCCGACCCCATGCTTTTCAGAATGCTGGGAAAGCTCTGTAAATCTCCAAACGAGTCTGTTCCTTTCTGGGGACCTGTAGGATAAACATAAGCCATCATGTtttctgtataaaaaattagaCATATGATAGATAAATCTGTGACAGAAGAGTttctgagtaccaacatatagggtatggtccgtatatcgccgagaatttcagagtggttactagtggttttcaatgtttgaggttacctgcttcgtatttacggatacttgtcaatggtcaactaaatttgtcattgacagaattttggaggttataaacggtagatctcttttaatttgtgaataactaatagttcttaatggctctgaaaggtatttgtttcataattaatataattaggtttttgagtgttagatgtcaaGGAAAATGTTCATGAACAATAATCTGAGAATTAAAATGACATCTGTCAagcggagtgggcgtggttaccgaaactaaccagaataaaagtacagTTGCTCTGGTAACAGATAACTCAccaaagtttgaggaaatagtcacagctttttgaggaatttgacatatacagaccaccaacttactaaccatagtaatcaaggtgatatacggaccatacccataataaaaaaatggaacCGTGAAATCtgtaaaactgaaatattcctgCACGATTATGTTCTATAAGATATGGCTGAATGAACGGAAAATATTTTACCACTGTGCTGTAGGTTTTGATTGGAAACTCTTCAATCCACTGTCTATTGGAACAGCCACTGTAACATTTAACAATGGACTTGGTGATGCCATGGCATGCGAATTGTACTTGTAGTCAACCTTTAAATCGGTATGGGAATTTGTACATTTCCAGTAAGCTACTAATTGAAAAGGACAGGAAGTTGCTCCTGGATTAGGCTTGATCTAAAATGagtaaaataacaaattaacaCAAAATGATATATATAATGATGAAACACCAAAAATATTGATTCTTAAATCTACCTGGTACTTTAGTATGTCTACATTAAAATAAGAAGCACTAGGATTTTGTTCTGactgttttttcaaaagggtgCTAAGGGCACTCATGTTAAATTCTATAACTATCTGATCAGATGAAGATTGTCCACTTTCACTGAAacagatattaataataatcaaaCAATTGATCTAGCTGATTTGAATTACTCACGTTGAAACTAATTGTTTGTTAGGCAATATGTTCATTAATTTCTGAGTATTTTTAACATGAAACATCAACTTAGCAGGATTCGGATTATGAGCTAATATTGTGACGATTCCTGCAGGGAATGACAACATCATTTCACCAGACATTTTGACTTGacatctgaaaaaataaaacccTTCTTAATTTACAGATCACCATTATTTATATCACcgtttattgttatttatgatATAGGCCTTCAGGCTGCGATGTGGACACAAAAAAAGTTTAAGTGTAATTGAGGCTTAACATACCTTGTCTCATCAGCACCTCTAAAATACGAGTGAACCATCTCATGAAAAGCAACAGCCAATGGGATTGTATCGGCCATGCCAATTGTGAGAGGTGACGGTCCCCTAGAAGCACCAACTGGTACGCAGGCTGTCCGAAATTCTAAACTATTTATGCTATCTGTTCTACTTATAGTATTCTGAGATGCCAGATTTTTGGAAGGATCTGAACGACGTGAAGGCGGCCTTGGAATTGACATGTACCCAGAGGTAGGTGTAGGCGTTTGACGATTAGGTTTATTGGAAGCCCCAGCTTCGTTATCTTCGCTGAATAAATCGCCTAGATCTGGAAGGAacaattttcaatcattttccACCGAAGCTAAGTTCAACAAGTATAATATG
Above is a window of Harmonia axyridis chromosome X, icHarAxyr1.1, whole genome shotgun sequence DNA encoding:
- the LOC123686482 gene encoding eukaryotic translation initiation factor 2-alpha kinase-like isoform X1 gives rise to the protein MYSLVRIIKVHLVAIAFINLFVLGCCELEEISYCSEPQSSALLVSTLDGSFTKLTDRGDLKWTIKTGPDALLNSNIHNLELTNNGRWVRFIPSLNGMLYKFDGTTVDPISVTAETLIKSSERYTQDIVAAGSIEVKTYGIGFRSGNIFYECSSIKCVNITKNAEAEDDVLVLKRTSQTVRAVEIRSGIEKWNFSVGDVDVYLPRISCIDVNAKKIKWNITTTLPDGLLEVNHTLNNERIHWQHRFSSPIVKIWKWSGKHLEEFDTFKPNTPSFYSSLNPALYIGMHNKQLYIQESKNKMLKLLDTKDQPDTELVESRSLSKIPWKPVPASSLTERDEAVTTSVLYSSLYVNGNGFFLYTEADIIKKNTEVCPKKNVTIVNVTIENVVNEVNEKVETVEYIKLPMWVWWKEIAIISISTTFFFHYARKMTLNYLRKKGFSKSSSLECPNTEETSRERSISECSASFPFNSRYLNDFDTLQCLGKGGFGVVFQVRQKLEEWQYAVKRIRLPNEMSRRDRVLREVKALAKMEHQHIVRYFAAWVEHPPIGWTESFDSNFMSDNEMTSTYRRTQSVSIMIDKVEEEEEAPVSVDNSSYPASVDDLSVSKPAGNSLDPICADSSDDFIVFENSNKQDSKELSATTLPSINSRELSATTLPSINSKELFLPSINSESQTTHSKRKRMWKRLCKKSFSLDIKPKPNLDPPIFLYIQMQLCQKESLKDWLFKNETRDKVVVYDFFSQILSAVEYVHLKGCIHRDLKPGNIFFSMNGQIKVGDFGLVKDMEDSLELQACNYNSGYGTLSRDVGTRLYMSPEQLNNKVYDYKVDIYSLGLIFFELLTPFKTGMERFKCLTALRSRIYPKDFAEDFPFEHDLLESMLCDDPKERLTTIGIRAKPPFRDINASYDEKYFYELPKPE
- the LOC123686482 gene encoding eukaryotic translation initiation factor 2-alpha kinase-like isoform X2 — protein: MYSLVRIIKVHLVAIAFINLFVLGCCELEEISYCSEPQSSALLVSTLDGSFTKLTDRGDLKWTIKTGPDALLNSNIHNLELTNNGRWVRFIPSLNGMLYKFDGTTVDPISVTAETLIKSSERYTQDIVAAGSIEVKTYGIGFRSGNIFYECSSIKCVNITKNAEAEDDVLVLKRTSQTVRAVEIRSGIEKWNFSVGDVDVYLPRISCIDVNAKKIKWNITTTLPDGLLEVNHTLNNERIHWQHRFSSPIVKIWKWSGKHLEEFDTFKPNTPSFYSSLNPALYIGMHNKQLYIQESKNKMLKLLDTKDQPDTELVESRSLSKIPWKPVPASSLTERDEAVTTSVLYSSLYVNEADIIKKNTEVCPKKNVTIVNVTIENVVNEVNEKVETVEYIKLPMWVWWKEIAIISISTTFFFHYARKMTLNYLRKKGFSKSSSLECPNTEETSRERSISECSASFPFNSRYLNDFDTLQCLGKGGFGVVFQVRQKLEEWQYAVKRIRLPNEMSRRDRVLREVKALAKMEHQHIVRYFAAWVEHPPIGWTESFDSNFMSDNEMTSTYRRTQSVSIMIDKVEEEEEAPVSVDNSSYPASVDDLSVSKPAGNSLDPICADSSDDFIVFENSNKQDSKELSATTLPSINSRELSATTLPSINSKELFLPSINSESQTTHSKRKRMWKRLCKKSFSLDIKPKPNLDPPIFLYIQMQLCQKESLKDWLFKNETRDKVVVYDFFSQILSAVEYVHLKGCIHRDLKPGNIFFSMNGQIKVGDFGLVKDMEDSLELQACNYNSGYGTLSRDVGTRLYMSPEQLNNKVYDYKVDIYSLGLIFFELLTPFKTGMERFKCLTALRSRIYPKDFAEDFPFEHDLLESMLCDDPKERLTTIGIRAKPPFRDINASYDEKYFYELPKPE